The genomic interval GTAGGCGAGTACAAGCCATATTGGGCAGTCTTGTGGGACATGCTGGCAGGATTCTAATCCTAAGTagaacaaattttaattttaaaaaacaacttttcaaaataaggtttaatttgaaaaataccttttgaaaacaaatataacATCAGTAACATACCCAGAAATAAAATACACCTAAAAATTCAGAGgcttcaaaatagattttttcccccaggaTATTACTCTGAATATTAGTCAAAACACATTTACTTGGTAGTGCAGATCAATAACTGTATACAGGCATTTGCATGGAGATATAGAAGAGAATGATGGCCCAGTGCTGAATATTgtgtctttcctttaaaaatagttctttattattttacataatttttacATTCATACAAAGTTATGCTTGTATTTACACTTAGACcactctgaaaatatttgttttcaagaaTCTGTCTCTCAGAAATAACAAACTCTAATCTGCTATATTTAGTAATATCTTAGGTTAACATTTCCTTAACAATTGATAATCATTTGTGCTCCAGTTCAATGTTTTCTCTGAGCCAAGAAAAAACCTGTGTGTTTATTTCTTCCATTATATCATCTGTTGTTCGTCCTTTGACTGCCATCCCATGGTTTGCTTTATCAATCCAATGGATTTTTTTAGAAGCTTTCATTTTGCTTGCCACACCTTCTAACAATTGCTGTGGAGAAAATCAAGAATGGGAGAAGTCAGAGAATCAGATGCTAGAAACTGTGCAAGTTACAGCTGTTCCTTTACCTGTGCAACACATAATCggcaactattaaaaaaaaaaagtggacttgCGTGCACATCAAAAAGATGTTGACAGAAAAGATGTGACAATCCCATATTCAGTAAGGGAATTTGCTCAAAGGTTAACCCTCAGTATCACTCCATCACTCAAATGAAAATAACAGCAATTTAGAACTTCATAATCCTGTGAAGGCTCCTTCCCTGCACTGATAAAGGAATCTACTCTCACTGCCAGAGGGTACTACTAGCAATAAAATGATAGAACTTGTTAAGTCAGAGTTGTCTGCAAGGGAAGAATATCAATATAGTTCCCTTGAGACCAGCTTTGACTCTGCTCGACTTTCCCAGTAAACAGATCTAAGATAAACGATAAAACCAGCCCAGAAAGTCTTAAGATTTCCCCCATTAAGAGGGCACTCCCAAGTATCTGCAGGTTACTAACAGGACTAATTTTGGCTGCAACCCGTTATGAAAGTGTTATGTTTCCCTATAAACTGTCTGGGCATGAAAAATGCTAAGCACACAGTCTCAAATTCAAGTAGGACTGTTTAAGGACAACATACATGTACTttgcaagaaaacaaagcagaaaaacataatCTGATTACTGAACACTTGTTTTTCATCTCAACAAAAACATCGCTTTCTTTCACAAACATCTGACATGTGGGCAGAACTGCTTTGCTGGAAAAATGTGTCACGAAAATGTGATAAATGTAGATCGATGGCATAGAACAGTGTTTCTATTCTGTAACCTGAAATGGTTAAGAGAGAGTGAAGATAGCATAGCAAATAACTCCCCCCTTCCACATACTGTTTATGATTTGGTACAACCTGTCCTATTAAGACAAAGCATTTAAATTAGCAATATTTTAGTGGTCCAATATTTAGTGGtccaaaaatgaatttattacaGTAGCTGATCGAGCATGAGCCAGAAGCgctaagcagcaaaagaaagtaCCCCAAGTTTCGTTAATTCTGATGGTGAAATTTCCTACGCAACGCTTCCTCTAGAAGATTTATATTTAGACAAGACTGTTAATCAAAGTCACAGCTGTGGATACCAGTACTAAAGTCACCGAGACTAATTCCTTTTCCTCCAGACTGCCCTTTATAGTGGCATTTACAGGGATACTCACTTTTTCACACATCTCATCTGCTGATCCTGAGACAAATAGCACTGGACACCTGATGAATAATAAATCCTCATCCCGGAGCGTGGACTGAAGTTTTGGTCGATGCAATGGGTAAGATAAACATACTAGGCCTTGAATGAAGTCATCATCACCATCCTGGCTAAGCTGACGTATCACTGAGGCAGCAGCTCGTGAGCCCATGGAACGGCCTTTCTCCCAtgtgaaaataaaggaagaaagcatATCCACTATCACCTCATCAACATTCTGTTAGAATAAACAACTCCTAAAAACAATCCTAAGTGTTTTTCAGTGCACCAGTCGTACAAAATGCTAGAGATTCTTCTGTTCATCAACTCTGTGGAAAACACTAACCagaatttctgtattttgtgATAAGATAACTGACTGGTTATGTTACAGTTTCACATCActattcaaaaaaggaaaagaaatggagagagatTCTTTGGAATACAGGAAAGAGTAATAGCTCatcctatgaaaaaaaaaatggccctACATTCCAGATCTTTGAAATTCTAAAGAACAATGCTATTGTATTGATTTTCTTATGCAACTTTAATCTGCTCAgagtaaaaacaaaagttttgtgGTCCTTGCCCCCCAACCAAATCCAGTAAGTGTTTATGCATACCTCAAATTTCAgcctaaaagtaaaaacagaaagaggGGAACAGGGCAGAATGAACCTGCCGCATGAATAACAGCAAGGGGGTATCAAAATATCTCCCTGAAGAAAAGGCATATGAGTTTATGATACCTCAGAATTGAGTGTTAGAAGTAGCTAATTCCAATGGAACTAGCCTGTATCAGGGTTAATCGAATCAATTTGGTTTAGTTTAGTTGGAAGATATTCAGAGTTTCCAGTATCAAGTTAATCCTAGTCAAAATTAACTCTCCAAGTCAAGGAGTCAGAAGGATGTACTAGGAACCcaatcatttatttttgcattttttcagagaaaacatcCAAGTTCTAACAAAACTGCAAAGTCTTCCCATACTACATCTCAAGCTTCCCATGCACTACCATGCTTTCCAACTTTTtgccaaaaaataaatttaattagcGCATATCTTCTGTGTCAAGCTTATTAACAAGAAATACTAAATAGATCAATTCCCAGACTGAGTCTTGAATTCCATCAGCAATTCCACTCTGGCTCATTAATCCCTCTTTTGGCTGCTTCCTTACCTAGCTAACAATTCTCGTACTAACCCCTAGCTAAATTATTTCCCACTTGGTTATATAGCACAGTAGTAGCTAGAATCCAAGCAGGCTGCATCTATTTCACTTTTCACATAATATAACTGATTTTCTATCTGCCACTAGGTTTATTTACCAAAATCTGCCTTGGGAAAACAGCCATTTGCAAGTAACAGGAATACTTCAAGACCTGTAGTAATCCTGTACACGTGGATTATCAGAGAATCATACCTTTCACTTAAGAGTAGACAGTTTTCTCTCAAAGAATCTGGAAAACATGGCCTattgctctttccttccttcttctggaGTGAAATCTACAGCAGCCATAAGGATGGTTAATAGGCCTAGACAATTGTACTCCCATAGgaattttctgaaaatgacaaGCTAGATATTCTCATTTTTGATCCAAGAAGCAGTGCTGCTCAACACAGCTACTAGAGCTGAGTTGTATACCTGCCTGGCTCATCCACCAGCTACAGAGCTTGTAGGCTTCAGCTCTAGGTTAAGATACCTAAAGGCAGATGATGTAAGTGGGTTTGGCTCCTATGTCCCCCAACTGCAGTCAGTGGACAACTAATCAATTAATGAAGAGTACAGAGCATCCAGCTCTCGGTAAAGGAGATCCTACTAGCAGATAGCTGAATTGCTCTCTCTAGGCAATCTCTAGTCCCTGACTAGTGAGAGTTTATTTAGTTTGTTCCCATGTTAGACACCAAGCGTTTGGTGCCTGTCTCAAACTGAAATCCATCCTCCACGTTTGAAGTTCATTCATTTCTCACCAGAGCAGGGCAGACTTCAAAAGCATGTAATTACAGATTACAATTGTTAAAGCCAGTATAGGAAGGAAAATTAAAGACAATGAAAACCTTACCTGCAAGGAAGACACCTGAAAGTTTATAATCATCAGAAAGCTTTAAGTATTCCTAAAGAAATAAGATAAAGTGAAACATTACAAGTCAGCAAGTCAGGAGCATTAAGACAGTTGAAGGTTTTGTTTGTGTATATGGCTACTAAACATGAAATGGGAGGCATTTTCCCTGACTGATTAAAcaaagaatatacatatatacaacattttcctgtttttcacacAAATAACCACATAgtattttgcagcaaaaaaaatgAGGAGTAATCATGAGCAACTTCACATTAGTTCTCAGCAAGTCTGAAAGCTTGGATAGGCTATCAAGTTACCAAAACACACCCAATTACTTGTGCATCAGCCTAGTTATAGTAACAGACCACATTCAGGCTTTTGGCCTATCACAAGACTAGCACAAAGACCCTTCACTGGGGGTTTTCAGGTCATGTACTTTACCTTATATTTCCACTAAAAAGGTTAAGATAAACAATGAGTTACTTTtgacagaaaagataaaatacagcAACAGAATTTTTTCAGTTTAAGAAAGATAACTAATCGGATTTTTTTAGATTAGCATCTACAATCTTAGCAGATGCCTTTAAACTACCATTATGCAGTAGCATATTGATATAGGGTGGCTAACAACAttatgcttttaagaaaaatatcataGAGCAGACACATTAATACTAGCAAAGTCTTACTTCAAAGTAACAGGCAAATAATCACAATGACCTCATGCAAATAAATTCTTTAAGAACTG from Struthio camelus isolate bStrCam1 chromosome 1, bStrCam1.hap1, whole genome shotgun sequence carries:
- the TEX30 gene encoding testis-expressed protein 30; translation: MSGHAEVKVKIPFGNKCLDAIFSVPEKELTHGVILTHGAGGDMNFPHLVSLAAYLASHGVLCLRFTCKGLNVAYRAKAYKTVVEYLKLSDDYKLSGVFLAGRSMGSRAAASVIRQLSQDGDDDFIQGLVCLSYPLHRPKLQSTLRDEDLLFIRCPVLFVSGSADEMCEKQLLEGVASKMKASKKIHWIDKANHGMAVKGRTTDDIMEEINTQVFSWLRENIELEHK